One genomic segment of Pseudomonas fortuita includes these proteins:
- a CDS encoding CSS-motif domain-containing protein has protein sequence MLKIMHAGRRLRELLLLATVALVPVVSGLLVMIVQLEMKLAENATISVKEAVFSVDQALNRMHEAAQRTLPLAGQACDSVKKMLQEQVMSRSMLRSLTLVESNKAYCSSTSDSLEDLSSFALSGKQVELSYGQPDKRRKLVVNYHLQGMNGSVIVTAYATQLRSELDGFQDGLTLLLEFDDRYIWSQGDSRDAQRPSQSEFFASAVSSRYGYRVKGGYAEGFTAQEIHQSMMQIVPSLTLVGIATASIVYLGLFRARARRRGAATEHA, from the coding sequence ATGTTGAAAATCATGCACGCCGGGCGTCGCCTGCGGGAGCTGCTGCTACTTGCTACGGTGGCCCTGGTGCCTGTGGTTTCAGGTTTGCTGGTGATGATTGTCCAGTTGGAAATGAAGCTTGCGGAAAACGCGACCATCTCAGTCAAGGAGGCGGTATTCAGCGTTGACCAGGCACTGAACCGCATGCATGAAGCTGCCCAGCGTACCCTGCCGCTTGCAGGCCAAGCTTGCGACAGCGTCAAAAAAATGCTGCAGGAACAGGTCATGAGCCGCTCCATGCTCAGGTCGCTTACCCTGGTCGAAAGTAACAAGGCCTATTGCAGCAGTACTTCAGATTCCCTGGAAGACCTATCGTCCTTTGCCTTGTCCGGCAAACAGGTCGAACTGTCCTACGGGCAACCCGACAAACGCCGCAAGCTGGTTGTCAACTATCACTTGCAGGGCATGAACGGTAGCGTGATCGTGACCGCCTATGCCACCCAGCTACGCAGCGAACTGGATGGTTTTCAGGATGGGCTGACACTGCTGCTGGAGTTCGACGACCGCTACATCTGGAGCCAAGGCGACAGCCGTGACGCACAGCGCCCCTCGCAGTCCGAGTTCTTTGCAAGCGCGGTGTCTTCCAGGTATGGATACAGGGTAAAAGGCGGTTACGCCGAGGGCTTCACCGCACAGGAAATCCACCAGTCGATGATGCAGATCGTTCCATCATTGACACTGGTAGGGATCGCGACCGCCTCGATTGTCTACCTGGGTTTGTTCAGGGCACGCGCCCGCAGGCGTGGGGCGGCCACCGAGCATGCATGA